The window TGAGATATGTATCTTATACTATATATTTATCTATGGAGTTAATTCATTCATCCATTCATGATGCAACACGTGGATCAATGCGTGACTAGCTAGCTTAGCCGTTAATCTATCTTGAGATTCAAGATCTTAATTTCtatcttgaattgattttttgaatttgtcactatatttttttttatgtgtattaGAATTTGTTTAGGAAGATGGTCGACAAACATATTTAACATGCTTAATTATAAATCATTATTAGCACACTGTTATTGGTGAGATTGAACATGCTTTTAACTTACGTAcgtaattaaatgtaattatgaatcatttagttttttttattcaaatcatatatttcttttttttttcccttagaGTTTATTgtaaatacataaaaacattcccatacaaaaacaaatttagttatatatatatatatatatatatatatatatataaaattaatattatcgctctttatctctcttttttctacACAATTTAACATAAATGAAGTCCATTAAATACATTTAGCGGATGTCTCTTAGTGATAGCCTTTAGATTTTCcctttatattataattttttttaaaaaaaaataataataacaagaagaggaagagagcTGGATTGAAACGAAGTCTGGTTTGTCAAGGCACCGGCCATTGTTTGACCACGTGAAAGCCATTGACTTATGGTGATAATTTCCTCCAACCTCGTCTTATTATTGACAgtcaataatgaaaaaaaatcagagggTTTTTAGGTTGCCGCGTAGAGGACGAACAGCGGCGGCGATGGAGGCTGAAAAGGTGCATGCATGGCGACAGGCATcgatataaatattgttattatcCATGTGAAGCAGCCGTCCTTCccaattcttgtttttatttttcaaggctGATGATGTTCTCTActagttttctttttacatgtttaaattttttttcttgatgagaaGATTATTCACATCAGAATTAAatgattcataaaaaataaatttatgtatcgttttattttaaatttaaacttaaatttagagtgaaaaaaaattatcttttaactatcttaatctttttcttcagtagtttttttctaaaacatgttGATGAAGCTTTTTGATAATGttgtttagctttttttattaaaagtgatttttaaattattttttattttaaaaatattaaattaatattgttttaggtgttttccataattttaaatatataaacgactttaaaatatttttaattaaaagatattttttaaaaaaaataccctttACAGATCACACACGTAACCCTGCATAGCAGCCCCACACGTGGCAGCTGGCTAGGTCAGTCTGCCATCAATATTGATTCTACGTTATAGTAACTTAGAAGATAAGCTTAATTTAAACTTTCGCGTGTTTTTAGTTGGTGGAATCTCATTTCAACAATCCCCAATTAAATTCACTTCCTTTTacttttaatgctttttttatatatatttttttgtaaatttgctAATCCAGTTAGCTGTATATTGtattatacatacatatatatatatatatatatatatatattgtgatatAATATTGTgtcatttatcattttaaaaatgaataattttgcTTAGAATCCGATTGAAAAGGGTTTTTAAAGGATCAATTTACGGTATCATCatgcatcatttctttttatttcttgaaataatCATTAATCAATTGACCTCTATTTAACCTCATCATTAAGAAGCATGACCATAAATATTTAATGGTGCGCATCCTATCGAGTATTTTGGTCTAACATGTACTCTAATGCTTGAGCCTCAAGGTCCTATGGACCAACCAAAGTTTTattttccctttgttttttcttgtccCCAGGTCAGGTGAAGTGGCTAATCTTTTTCACttaattattatcttattttaataatttgaatacATGtgaacaaaactatttttttttaccttttatcaaaaaaatttgaatacaTGAAAAGTAAAatgtgtatatttattttaatttgtgttattaAAAAGGTTATAAAGATTTACAATTACACATGGGCTTGAAACCGAATTAGTGTTTAGAAAGGTATTTCTCCCCTTGAACCCACCCACAGAAATGGGCTTGCTGTATGTGTAAATCATCTCACTTTTGTTCTTTTCGTGGTGGGACCCTTTTTATCAATGGGACAGCTGTTTGTGATAATAAGATGGGGTGTGTGTGAGCAGGTAATTAAAGAAATTTGTCCTTTGATATTACAGGTAAGCTTGTCAGTCTACAGGACCCACATCGATCGAGCATTTTCCTCACCCGGCAAATGACCCTCCCTCTGCCACTGCAGTCTCATATCAAACCAGGCAGCATTTTCGGCACCTTATTTAAATACTATTACATGGTGAAGGGTCAAGGAAAACATTTACTTATACCcattaaaaaaaccctttttaatGGGAGGTTccagattaaaaatataaaataaattcttaaaacattttaaaatgagtttttgttctttaaaaacagaaatgaaaagcatattatattataaataaaactaaaaacacgGGATGGATTaagttcatatattattttaatcatttgttATCAAACTTGTTTAGTGGCTCAATTAGTTAAAGCATGTCGCTGGCTTGTAAAGGTCGCGAGCTCACTAATATTTCATGTTATGTGAGAAAACATCATGTTtgtcaaaaacttttaaaaagaaataaatcccTAGGCACATGGCCTGCCTTCGGCCGAGGCGTGAGCTGTTCTATAACAGGCCCTACGGTTTTTTCAAatcggtatttttttttaattaaatctagatattgagtttttttaaaaaaaacacccgTGTTGATTAGATTACTCAATtcctgatatttttttctagtttctcatttaatttttctaattatttcttttattttatatattatcatgattttaaataaatatcttttaaaaattaatgttattataaaattaaacaaaaataatttataaaaacaccaaacataaaaaactattaaagttCATATATAAGATAAGTAATTAGATTAATCCAatcttatatcattttaatgttaataaaattattgttatatttttatccattatctaaatagtttttaaatttattaaattaaataattcattttattttaaataattcattttaaaaacaaattcaagttgAAAACTCAAGTGGAACAAGAAAAACTCAGATGAATAAGAAACAAGTTTAGGGTTGATACTATCCAAACTATCTAtatattcttaataatttttaagattttaaaaaaataatttaatccaaAGCCCAGTAATTTCTATTTGTTGCTGCTTATTTTAATACCGCAGGTGACAGCTAcgtttatggtgtttttttttttttttcggctagctgtgatatttttaaaaatctttttttattgatgctaCATACtagaaaacattttattttagaaaaacacCCAAAATAATGCTAATCAAATCAGTTAAAATGAACTTTCAATCTAATTAAGGAGCTGAATTAGGGACccgtgtatatatattaaataaagtaatgagttaaaatgaattttaaatctAGTTAAGGGCTTGAAATAGGGacccatgtatatatattaaaataaagtaaCACATATTTAAAGGCAAGGCAGGTACTCATATCACCGGAGACCCCATGCATTAAACTTTCATCATGCATGCTTTTAACAGCATATATAAAAGTAAGTGCATGTTGCGTTACTCATTTCTCAACTTGAACATCTatgttaacaataataataataataccccATGAGTCTTGAGTACTGGCTCGTAGTGgaacaaattaattaagcaaGAACGGTGGCTAGCTACCACAATTTCTGATGCATGCTTCCATGTATATACATCATGCACATGTAGCTATCACATGAATAGATCATATCTTGTAGTGTGCTCCAATTATCAACACCTAGATATCTTTCTCAACACgtcatttttttcaacaaattaaatttattttaaaaaaattaaccgtcataatatataatatatatcctTTATTTTCGCAAATACTTTACAACCCTTTACAGGAACAAGGAGAAAGAAACAGCTTTTGGGGCTGCGGTGCAGGTGCAGGTGCTCGCAGCAGGGATATTTAGATGGTGAGATTAAGGATCTTCACTTGGTGATGGCGTAGACAGCATAAATAATTCCAGGGATGTAGCCTAAGATGATAAGAACGGTGGCTAGCTACCACAATTTCTGATGCATGCTTCCATGTATATACATCATGCACATGTAGCTATCACATGAATAGATCATATCTTGTAGTGTGCTCCAATTATCAACACCTAGATATCTTTCTCAACACgtcatttttttcaacaaattaaatttattttaaaaaaattaaccgtcataatatataatatatatcctTTATTTTCGCAAATACTTTACAACCCTTTACAGGAACAAGGAGAAAGAAACAGCTTTTGGGGCTGCGGTGCAGGTGCAGGTGCTCGCAGCAGGGATATTTAGATGGTGAGATTAAGGATCTTCACTTGGTGATGGCGTAGACAGCATAAATAATTCCAGGGATGTAGCCTAAGATGGTGAGGAGCAAACAGATCCAAAACTCCACCTGAACGATCGAACCATGCATACATAATAATCACACGATCATCAGTgctgtttaattaattataagtgAGATTAAGTAACAGTGCGGTGTCTAAATTAATGAATGAATGTATGCAAAAGGACGGACGTACCCCGCAGCCAAACCTGAGGAAGACACCAAGAGGAGGCAAGATGATGGCTATCAAGATGTCTATGCATTTAACTGCCCCTGCCATGATCTTCTTATTAATTCTCTACTAAAGTAGTCTCCTGAAAAATAATGTATTGCTTTTCTTCTCTGTGAGATGAATTAAGTCGAAGATTGAGGCTGGTTAGTTATATATAGCCCCAGAGCCACCCCACTGCCTGGCGCCACCAACGTGTACACGTGTCCCACACGTATGTTCTAGGTTCGGTTTGTCTTGGCTTTcgacttgtttttttatcccaaaactaTTAGGCTGAGAAGCTACGCTAAATATTGGtcacttaatataaaaataaagatcggtgcacttttttttttttttaatatagatgcTCGGGGAAGTTTGtgcacacctcgactaattttacaggccttgaaattaacaaccatgtaagcctcagtgactatcatataagcaactatatgggctcgaacctgaaaccatAGAAAAAGCAAATTTTTTGGTCCTAAGTTTTTACCACTAAATCACTATTTAAATGGTAAAACGtcacaaaaatttataaaataacaatagaATTATCCACGGAATAACTTATTTCACCATTAATGCCTGATTATAAcagtgataatatatttttatcgttTAGTTTCAACATAATTATGTACTAATAGAAAAtatcttattagaattattgatgaaatattattacaataaaataattaaaatatatattacatcaTTTATATAATTACACATCATCATTTTCCAACTAATTtaccaataatatattttatcttaaaaattttGTTACTAATTTTAAGAGTATTATTGTCAACACGTTATGAAAGTTGATAAATCAATACTAATGTGTTTTTGTATgagaatttttgtatttttaaagtatttttttttaaaattaatttttttattttaaatttatatttttttatttttaaataattttaatatgttaattaaaaataatttttaaaaaataataattaaaacacccTACACCACTTTATTAAACgacaaaaaggaaaggaaggggTAGATGCGACGGTTTTGCGTTGCAAGAATCATattcatatttgatatttatggaCAGCTAGATAGCTTGTCTCACGATACTCTAACGTGGCACATCCATGTTGCTTTGCCATGCTATTTTTGCCTTCTTCTGCCACCAGCTGGCTGGCTGGATCGGGCCACTAGCACTCAACTCCTCCACTGCATGtcggtagtttttttttgttttgtttttttcttggtaaAGAATAAAGAGTATCCCTGCGTCGATATTAGAAGCTTCTTCAATGGAATAACTATAtggagtgtatatatatatcgaaaatattttttattagttgattttaagttttaaaagagATGATGTAAATAATCAtttcaatctaataatttaagtttttaagtaaagttacaagatataatttatattattttttaatatgcctAAGTGAAAgtcatttgaacttgaaacttgtatatgttcaagttatcttatatttaatttttattaaataaataaaaattatgagattcgaactcgtgaacATGTTTATATAAGATcctagaatataatttataatattctaaaaaagaTATTGACTCGAGATGTTCAAATTTCTTTACATGAAAAGTCCTtccttaatatttatttttaaagccaTTAAATAGAagaattattttgtttactttttctCTTTAAACTTCTCCTCTCTTCTCATTCTAtgtaaaatacaaaatgaattttaaatattttattttagttattttaatgtacgaaacaagaaaaaaattatttatttttaattaatttaataagaattaatgagctatgtaaaaaaactttaataccATTAAAAATTTGTATTAATCTTTCAAGCGGAgaggaaaaatcaaaattgcaccGATACAATGAATGGTACAAATAGTTCAAAGTgaaaaatgttaaaactaaTTATAGTACCATCAATAGCTAGCAATCTTTGCGTAATAGACATGTTTTCAAGATAATCGAGCAAGGAAACCttagttttaatttgattttaatttatcaataaaatgatCAAATCAATTACttgatagaagaagaagaagaagaagagttggaTTGAAACGAAGCCTGTTTTGACAAGACACAGGCCATTGAAAACCATTGACTTTTGGTGATGATTTCCTCCACCCTCACCATCTTATTGACAGctaataatgaaataatatcaGAGGGTTGCTAGGTTGCCGCGGAGAGGAGGAACAACGGCGGCAACGTAGGCTGAAAAGGTGCATGGCCACGGGCATCGATATAAATATTGTCATCATCGATGCGAAGCGACCGTCCTTCTCAgacatgtttttcttatttttatttttcatggctGATAATATTctctactagtttttttttttttacatgttcaaattagattaattttttacttgataaaaaacaaatcattaacaTCAGGATTAAatgattcatgaaaaaaatcaatttaactgtttttatttcatttcaacaatcccGATTAAATCcacttctttttccttttattgttttatttatttatttatagtgaTCTTGCTGTTTTGCGTTAACTGTACTACTTATATTAAGatataatatcatataatttgttatttttgaaagcgaacAACTCTgcttaaaattcaattagaaagaATCATGGAAAATAGTATATTTGGTTATTATATATGCGATTCACACAGTGGCTAAAACAAGGACTTATTTGGTTACAAATTCTTATATGCCAAAGCTAAAAGAAATAGAATTTGTCATGTAGAAACACGAGCAATCCAATCCAACTATTGGAATTAGATAATacacttaaaatatatatataagagacaatataaaaactatcattattttcatatatatatatatatataaaagatcaaaTACTTTATCAAACAGTTAGGATGTAATATCATACAACGatgaattaggaaaaaaatatctattaagTGGTTTTAGTTTtgtgatttgattaaaaaaaaaagtttaatctaaattcttaaaatttcCATTTGTTTTCTCTTGATATCCTGGTTGTCGACTAGAAaacattgaaattgaaaaatgcaTTGTTACTTCACCAAATCAAACTTTAAAATGAATAACTATAATTTctgtaaaaataaagaataaaaaaaagaaaatgatttaagAGAATAAGAAACAACTTTAagtgtaaaatatattatttatcctAAAGACTGGAGTTATTTATAATGGCTTCCCTAacctataatatttatatattatttttttttactggctAAGATGGATTAAATAAGATCTAATTTTAACCGGCTAAGATGgattaaataattcaaatattacAGATGTCGTGGTCTAACACCCCCTCCTGCCCACAACAATGGGTAAACCATTTTTGAGGGTCCATGTTTTAAGCAGATA is drawn from Populus nigra chromosome 5, ddPopNigr1.1, whole genome shotgun sequence and contains these coding sequences:
- the LOC133694647 gene encoding hydrophobic protein LTI6B; this translates as MAGAVKCIDILIAIILPPLGVFLRFGCGVEFWICLLLTILGYIPGIIYAVYAITK